One window from the genome of Candidatus Bathyarchaeota archaeon encodes:
- a CDS encoding molybdopterin-dependent oxidoreductase, which translates to MKMKALFVFLSIACVALTFPALSRDYEIKNDLQSVGVPEWFVIEGLVENPLNLTYAELRDFPLISEVTMLQCVGAGQGSISVTYNWTGVPLFYLLNMAKVIPGNYREVIFNSTDGFSSSILLETAIHPTTILALKANGTDLEQISGFGSGYRVVLPCRWGYKWVKWVKQIIVVDYDYKGTYEQYGYSDEAIRPNCTMPPTNPPIQTFNTTTSKEYTVQALSNSSIESFSFDPNKRLIFNIAGTEETIGYFYVLFSKELLTSPYQVYVDQNPVKYSKTDVNSNVYLYFTYTHSNHTIEIVGALGPAIGFGGFGRHLLK; encoded by the coding sequence ATGAAGATGAAAGCTTTATTCGTTTTCTTGTCAATAGCATGCGTAGCACTGACTTTTCCCGCCTTGTCGAGAGATTATGAAATTAAGAATGATTTACAATCTGTTGGAGTTCCGGAATGGTTTGTGATAGAAGGATTAGTTGAGAATCCGCTTAACCTAACCTACGCCGAACTTCGAGATTTTCCCCTCATATCTGAAGTAACTATGCTTCAATGTGTAGGTGCAGGACAAGGCAGTATTAGCGTAACTTATAACTGGACTGGTGTGCCACTCTTCTATCTTCTAAACATGGCAAAAGTGATACCGGGTAATTACCGTGAGGTTATTTTCAATTCTACTGATGGTTTTTCAAGTAGCATTTTGTTGGAGACAGCGATTCATCCAACTACGATTTTGGCTTTGAAGGCTAATGGAACAGACTTGGAACAGATAAGCGGTTTCGGCTCTGGATATCGTGTTGTTTTGCCGTGCAGGTGGGGGTACAAATGGGTCAAGTGGGTTAAGCAAATCATCGTTGTCGATTATGACTACAAGGGAACCTATGAACAATACGGATATTCTGACGAGGCAATTCGTCCAAATTGCACTATGCCTCCAACTAATCCACCAATTCAAACCTTTAACACAACAACATCGAAGGAATACACCGTTCAAGCTTTAAGCAATTCTTCAATAGAATCTTTCAGCTTCGATCCAAATAAGCGACTAATTTTCAACATTGCTGGAACAGAAGAAACCATCGGATACTTCTACGTTTTATTTTCAAAAGAGCTTCTGACAAGCCCCTATCAAGTCTATGTGGATCAAAACCCAGTAAAGTATAGTAAAACTGATGTAAACAGCAACGTCTACCTGTATTTTACCTACACCCACAGTAACCACACAATCGAAATAGTGGGAGCACTCGGACCCGCGATAGGCTTTGGAGGCTTTGGAAGACACCTGCTAAAATAA
- a CDS encoding HAD family hydrolase: MARIKAVIFDFIGTLAELTWYSLENSIDKLFRSLVANGYNTNCESFFKAYKEAHDKYREIRYGQLVEVTNAVWVSEALNHLGYTTTPQDERIKTAVNVFFEDYVHALKLRPSTKLTLQKLYKNYKLGLVSNFTYAPVIYAALRKLKINGFFNAVIVSEAVGWRKPDPKIFQEALERLHVESDEAFYVGDTPLEDIQGATNVSMKTVFIPSQFNSLSDMQKAAQPPDYTVENLGDIVEILNMQQL; encoded by the coding sequence ATGGCAAGGATCAAAGCGGTGATTTTCGATTTCATCGGCACGCTAGCAGAGTTGACTTGGTATTCTCTTGAAAACTCGATAGATAAGCTGTTCAGAAGTCTCGTTGCAAACGGCTACAACACCAACTGCGAAAGCTTCTTCAAAGCCTACAAAGAGGCACATGACAAATACCGTGAAATCCGCTATGGACAGCTGGTTGAAGTTACTAATGCGGTCTGGGTTTCCGAAGCCCTAAACCACCTAGGATACACCACTACGCCACAGGACGAAAGGATTAAGACCGCAGTAAACGTCTTCTTTGAAGATTATGTACACGCTTTAAAACTGCGACCCTCCACAAAATTGACGTTGCAAAAACTTTATAAAAACTACAAGCTTGGACTCGTTTCTAACTTTACTTACGCCCCAGTTATCTATGCGGCACTAAGAAAACTGAAGATTAACGGCTTTTTCAACGCTGTGATTGTTTCAGAAGCGGTTGGTTGGCGTAAACCTGATCCAAAGATTTTCCAAGAGGCTTTGGAGAGGTTGCATGTAGAATCTGATGAGGCTTTTTACGTGGGTGATACGCCGTTAGAGGATATTCAAGGCGCCACTAACGTTAGCATGAAGACAGTATTTATTCCATCCCAGTTCAACAGCTTAAGCGATATGCAAAAAGCGGCGCAGCCACCAGACTACACAGTAGAAAACCTCGGTGACATCGTCGAAATCCTCAATATGCAACAGCTATAA
- a CDS encoding bifunctional acetate--CoA ligase family protein/GNAT family N-acetyltransferase: MHKLSLQTLDKIFNPDSIAVIGASDEEGSVGYRLLRNLIGVGYRGVVYPVNPKKQSVQGIQTYPNVENLPRQVDLAIIATPARIVPDIVEQCGKAGIQGIIIISAGFKEIGAEGKALEDEILEIKKKYNMRIIGPNCLGVIRPHNKLNASFAAKMALPGNIAFISQSGALCTAILDWANSENIGFSNFVSIGSMIDVDYGYLIDYFGTDPRTKSIIMYIEGLTNARKFMSAARHFARTKPIIVVKAGKFSESAKAATSHTGALTGEDEVYDAAFRRAGIIRVEEIEDLFNCSEVLGMQPHPKGSNLAIITNAGGPGVMATDAVIARGGKLAQLSPDTIQALNQILPHYWSRGNPIDILGDATPERYAEVIKICRQDENIDGLLIIFTPQGITNPADTAMAVVEACRGATKTILTSWMGEEDVEEANEILNRNRLPTYSTPERAVNTYMFMYQYTRNLAHLYETPEELPIELLSSKQPLMGVMQKVAKESREILTETEAKAFLEAYGIPTVKTQLAKTEDEAASTAAQMGYPAVLKIYSPQITHKTDVGGVMLNLKDEVELREAYQKILKNVKKSVPSAEIQGVTVQSMIIKKGYEVIIGSKRDPLFGPVILFGMGGIFVELFQDRAIGFPPLNQTLARRIMERTKVYQLLKGFRGMPPANTKRLEEIMVKFSEMLVDFPQIREVDINPLVVDSEDAVALDARIVIDSDLVFKEFLPHDHLVISPYPKKYELQWKLKDGRSVLLRPIRPEDEPLENELWKTFSDETQRFRFFSPMRTWSHATLVRYTNIDYDREIAVIAELTMNRERKMIGVVRMIMEPPDFKTAEVAIVVGDPWQGLGLGSKMMDCIIEIARDKNLESIYGLILRDNSRSIELFKKKGFAVDFSSIKKVVKATLEL, encoded by the coding sequence ATGCACAAACTGAGCCTCCAAACCCTAGACAAAATTTTCAACCCTGACAGCATAGCCGTAATTGGCGCAAGCGACGAAGAAGGATCAGTCGGCTATAGACTTTTACGCAATCTTATAGGCGTCGGATACCGAGGAGTTGTCTACCCCGTAAACCCAAAAAAACAAAGTGTGCAAGGCATACAAACCTACCCAAACGTAGAGAACCTCCCCAGACAAGTAGACTTGGCGATAATCGCAACACCCGCCAGAATCGTCCCAGACATAGTGGAACAATGCGGCAAGGCAGGAATACAAGGCATCATAATCATCTCTGCAGGGTTTAAAGAGATAGGCGCCGAAGGAAAAGCCCTAGAAGACGAAATTCTAGAAATAAAGAAAAAATACAACATGAGAATCATAGGACCAAACTGCTTAGGTGTAATTCGCCCCCACAACAAGCTAAACGCCAGCTTCGCAGCTAAGATGGCGCTGCCAGGCAACATAGCCTTCATCTCCCAAAGCGGCGCCCTATGTACCGCAATTTTAGACTGGGCAAACAGCGAAAACATAGGCTTCAGCAACTTCGTCTCAATAGGCTCAATGATAGATGTAGACTACGGCTACTTAATTGACTACTTCGGCACCGACCCACGAACAAAAAGCATAATCATGTACATCGAAGGACTAACCAACGCCCGAAAATTCATGAGCGCCGCCCGCCACTTCGCCCGAACCAAACCCATAATCGTCGTAAAAGCCGGAAAGTTCAGCGAAAGCGCCAAAGCAGCAACAAGCCACACAGGAGCCTTAACAGGCGAAGACGAAGTATATGACGCCGCATTCCGAAGAGCCGGCATAATCAGAGTCGAAGAAATCGAAGATCTCTTCAACTGCTCCGAAGTTCTAGGAATGCAACCTCACCCAAAGGGATCTAACCTTGCGATAATCACTAATGCTGGTGGTCCAGGCGTCATGGCAACCGACGCCGTAATCGCTCGAGGCGGAAAACTGGCACAGCTTAGCCCAGATACCATACAAGCATTGAATCAAATTCTTCCCCACTACTGGAGCAGAGGAAACCCTATTGACATTCTGGGAGACGCCACACCTGAAAGATACGCCGAAGTCATAAAGATATGCCGCCAAGACGAAAACATTGACGGTCTTCTAATAATATTCACCCCTCAAGGAATCACAAACCCAGCAGACACAGCTATGGCAGTAGTGGAAGCCTGCAGAGGCGCTACTAAAACTATTTTGACGTCTTGGATGGGGGAGGAAGATGTAGAAGAAGCCAACGAAATCCTTAACCGCAACAGGCTCCCCACATACTCGACTCCCGAGCGAGCTGTTAATACTTACATGTTCATGTATCAGTACACACGCAACTTGGCACACCTCTACGAGACTCCCGAGGAACTGCCAATTGAACTTCTCTCATCTAAGCAGCCTTTAATGGGTGTAATGCAGAAAGTGGCGAAAGAAAGCCGTGAGATTCTCACCGAGACAGAAGCCAAAGCATTTCTGGAAGCTTATGGCATCCCCACCGTGAAGACCCAGCTGGCGAAGACAGAAGATGAAGCTGCTTCAACAGCCGCGCAGATGGGCTATCCGGCTGTTTTGAAGATTTATTCGCCGCAGATAACGCACAAAACAGACGTCGGCGGTGTGATGCTGAACTTGAAGGATGAGGTAGAACTGAGAGAAGCCTACCAGAAAATCCTCAAAAATGTAAAAAAATCCGTTCCCTCAGCAGAAATTCAAGGCGTAACAGTGCAATCCATGATAATAAAGAAAGGCTACGAAGTCATAATTGGTTCAAAGAGAGACCCTCTTTTTGGCCCTGTCATTCTTTTTGGTATGGGTGGAATCTTTGTCGAATTGTTTCAGGACAGAGCCATAGGATTTCCTCCGCTTAACCAGACTTTGGCTCGAAGAATAATGGAGCGCACCAAGGTGTATCAGCTTCTGAAGGGCTTCAGAGGCATGCCACCTGCGAACACCAAGCGCCTCGAAGAAATAATGGTTAAGTTTTCCGAGATGCTAGTAGATTTTCCACAGATAAGAGAAGTAGACATTAACCCGTTGGTGGTTGACAGTGAAGATGCTGTAGCCCTTGACGCTCGCATTGTCATAGACAGCGATCTCGTCTTCAAGGAATTTCTGCCTCACGACCACTTGGTCATAAGTCCCTACCCGAAAAAGTATGAGTTGCAGTGGAAGCTCAAGGACGGCAGATCCGTGTTGCTTCGTCCGATAAGGCCTGAAGATGAGCCGTTGGAGAATGAACTGTGGAAAACATTTTCAGACGAGACTCAGCGTTTCCGTTTCTTCAGTCCCATGAGGACGTGGTCGCATGCAACTCTAGTTAGGTACACGAACATTGACTATGACAGAGAGATTGCTGTGATCGCTGAGTTGACTATGAACAGGGAAAGGAAAATGATTGGCGTGGTGCGGATGATAATGGAGCCTCCAGACTTTAAGACGGCTGAAGTTGCAATAGTTGTGGGTGATCCATGGCAAGGACTCGGCTTAGGTTCAAAGATGATGGACTGCATAATTGAGATCGCCAGAGACAAAAACCTTGAAAGCATCTATGGGCTTATTTTGCGTGATAACAGTCGTTCTATAGAGCTGTTCAAGAAGAAAGGCTTTGCAGTTGATTTTTCCTCCATAAAAAAGGTCGTTAAGGCAACGCTTGAGCTTTGA
- a CDS encoding GYD domain-containing protein: MPYYILLSKLTDEGWETIKTRPERIKEVNRELEAFGVKVLSQYATLGNYDFVNIVEAPDNKTVAKVSIELGSRGTIQITTMPAIPIDEFIASIKK; encoded by the coding sequence ATGCCATACTATATTCTACTATCAAAACTCACCGATGAAGGCTGGGAAACCATCAAAACTAGACCTGAAAGGATAAAAGAAGTTAACAGAGAACTCGAAGCATTCGGCGTCAAAGTGCTTTCGCAATACGCAACTTTGGGCAACTACGACTTTGTCAATATTGTTGAGGCTCCAGACAACAAAACAGTCGCTAAAGTTTCCATTGAACTAGGCTCCCGAGGAACTATACAAATAACAACCATGCCAGCCATCCCCATAGACGAATTCATCGCATCCATAAAGAAATAG
- a CDS encoding MFS transporter, with product MEFIEKLKEQFSFFKGNYLILILSWILMDFAGELPGTYYSDYVIQLGGSATIIGLITLVSMLSLASVQFPGGYLADKYGRRWLVSTLTFGVALSYVFYAAAPSWHFILIGAAIQNFCLLYQPALIAMMADSLPPEKRGMGFSILNLIISVSTTPAPIVALLLVSTFGSETGMRIAYTIVVFFFLAAATIRLKLRESMKSADKLGPKEALLSYPKALKEGINVWKVVPRSTLFLFFSTIIVRSSFAMTGGLLLVYAFYELQIGGTPQPSVYAPENDPALQLARIQWGYVMIALFIAMIILSFPVGKLLDKAGRKIPLIMSSISLIPAILLFIYGNYLILFIAMPLIGFAQLLGFSSYQTLFADLVPQAQRGKVTGSMNFFTYIFMAIGGIVGGLLYDNVSPQFPFLLMSLLIVPSILLATFYVHEPKPEEREA from the coding sequence ATGGAATTCATAGAGAAACTCAAGGAACAGTTCTCCTTTTTCAAGGGAAACTACTTGATACTTATTCTAAGCTGGATTCTGATGGATTTTGCTGGAGAATTACCTGGAACATACTATTCGGACTACGTCATACAACTTGGAGGAAGCGCCACAATCATAGGATTAATCACGCTAGTCTCAATGCTGTCTTTGGCTTCAGTTCAATTTCCAGGAGGATATTTAGCAGACAAATATGGAAGGCGATGGCTCGTTTCAACCTTAACATTCGGCGTAGCCTTGTCATATGTTTTTTATGCGGCTGCTCCGAGCTGGCACTTCATCTTAATTGGAGCGGCAATACAGAACTTTTGCTTACTTTACCAACCGGCATTGATCGCTATGATGGCAGACTCATTGCCGCCTGAAAAGCGAGGGATGGGATTTTCAATATTGAATCTAATAATAAGTGTCTCAACAACTCCAGCGCCAATTGTAGCTTTACTATTGGTTTCCACGTTTGGTTCTGAAACGGGTATGAGGATAGCGTATACAATTGTTGTATTCTTCTTTCTGGCAGCGGCAACAATACGGTTGAAGCTCAGAGAAAGCATGAAAAGTGCAGACAAACTCGGCCCGAAAGAAGCACTGCTATCTTATCCTAAAGCTTTGAAGGAGGGAATAAATGTCTGGAAAGTTGTACCACGTTCAACGCTTTTTCTATTCTTCTCCACAATCATTGTAAGATCATCATTCGCCATGACAGGCGGACTCCTTTTGGTTTATGCCTTCTATGAACTTCAAATAGGAGGAACACCTCAACCAAGTGTTTATGCCCCAGAGAACGACCCAGCTCTCCAACTCGCACGTATTCAATGGGGATACGTTATGATTGCCTTGTTCATAGCCATGATAATTTTGTCTTTTCCAGTTGGAAAGCTACTTGACAAAGCTGGCAGAAAAATCCCGTTAATCATGTCCAGTATCTCTTTGATTCCCGCTATACTGCTTTTTATTTATGGCAATTACTTAATTCTCTTCATAGCAATGCCCCTTATTGGATTCGCACAGCTCCTAGGCTTTTCCTCTTATCAAACATTGTTTGCTGACCTTGTTCCTCAAGCACAGCGTGGAAAAGTCACTGGATCGATGAACTTTTTCACTTACATATTCATGGCTATTGGGGGAATAGTGGGTGGACTTTTGTATGATAACGTGTCCCCACAATTTCCATTCCTCCTAATGTCCCTGTTGATAGTTCCATCAATTCTCCTAGCAACCTTCTACGTGCATGAGCCTAAGCCTGAGGAGAGAGAAGCCTAG